ACCAGAGCAACTCCGTAATGCCGGGCCATCTCGGTATAGCTGGCATTGAGAAGTGGATCCACGAGATCCGGTGTTTTAACCGCAGTCTTTGTATTATCGGGAATGACAACCCTCGGTACGCCGCCGTAATGCTCGAAGGCTCTGACATGAGCATCAATCCAGTTTGGCTGTTTCATATCCCCATAGGCATAAGCAAAGGGATATGCTGACGCCGGGAGAACCGACACAAATATATATGCAACTTTCTCTTCCCCTGTGGGAGCTTCAATGTATGGGATTGTGCTGCCCGCCCAATCTACCTGCATTGACTCTCCAGCTTTATGTTCAATATGCAGGAGATTTGGTTGGTTTTCTTAAAGCTTCGATACCGTTCGCAAAACTGGGTGTACATGAGGCCATCAGGATTATCCCGCTTGTACTCTTCCCAAAGGAGCATCAGAGTTACATGCTTCCGCTTCATCTCGCTGAAGATGTAATTCAAATCCGGCTCAGCAGCCACTTTTCTGACTTCTGCCGGAGGATAAATCAGGGACAGGAGTTCTTTATCGTTAAGATCGCAAGGCCAAGAGATTTTAGCGTTCTGAGCTCTCCTCAGTACATCGTCCACTGTTGATTTTCCGCAATTGCATGATGCGGCGATATCCCTTAGCGATAACCCTGCATCAAATTTTAGCCTGAGTATTTCTTTGACTTTTGACATGTCCAGCCTCCTCATACTTGGCCCTCCTTAAAGTGTGATACTTTAAGGATACCAGTTAATTTGTCTTGTCCGGATGTCGCCGAAATACGCAATATGGCGATGCAGGGACTCAACAGGTCAATGATCAATTGCAGTAGGATGTGGTTATTAACCCATTTAAGTATGTCTCGGTTGATTGGTAGGCCCGAAAAATGAGTATAGCTTTAACTCAGCTGTCAATGTTGAGTAGTATTTTTTCCTTGACGTGCCAAAAAGAATTTGTATTATACAGATAAGGGTAAGAGCTATTAATTTTCAGCCCTTACCCTTCGCTATTTCTTGATATCTTACATCAATTTTTAGAGTTTACACAAAACTTGGGATAGTCCCTAAGAAATCTTAGGTTGGATGCCAATCTCAAATAACGAAAAAGCTATTCTTCATAAAGGCTTCATTGTTTCTTTTGCAAGATCAAGAAATGCTTGTAGCATTGGCGAAACCCGCTTATTTCTGTGGTAAATTATTTGTGTTACTAAGTCAAAAGGAGCTCCTGCCCAATCAAGTTCTGCTAGCAGCTTCCTGTTTAGTTCATCTTCAACAGCAATCCGAGGAAGCAATGATATTCCCATTCCACTTATGGTCAGTTGTTTAATCGCTTGAATACTGCCAACTTCCATCATATATTTTGGGAAAAGCTTTGCATCATCTAGGCACTTTTCAAAAGCCTTTCGAAAACTACAGCCCTTTTGTGCAAGGATTGCATTATATGGAACGATATCTTCAGGAGAAATGTGGTTTTTTAATGATAGCGGGTGCCCTGGAATTGTCAATAAAGCTAAAGGTTCTGGAAATTCAAGGTCTGAAATGAATTCGGGAGAACCTATTTTTTGACCAATTACAAAAGCAACATCAATTTCATTTTCTCTTAACGCCGTTTGTGCGTCATTATAGTTCTTCATTTTTAGCACTATTTCTACAGCAGGATACCGCTCGTGGAATTCCTTTAATAGGAGCGGCAACCTTAAGGCGCATAGCGAATCACTTGCTCCAATCATAATGGTGCCTTTTAATTCATTTGATGAAAAGGACTCCTTCGTTTCATCATAAAGTTTAAGAATCTCTTTGGAGTAGGTCAGGAGTTTTTCTCCCTCAGGGGTCAAAAATATACGTTTACCTATTCTGTCGAACAAATAAACGCCTAATTCCTTTTCCAGTAATTGTATTTGAGAGGTAACAGAGGCCTGCGAATATCCCAAGTAAGCGGCAGCTTTTGTAAAATTATTTAATTTAGTCACAGTAACGAATGTATTTAATTGACGTAGTTCCATTTTTGACCTCTTTATCAATCAGTTATTTTAAACGTTATCATTAATAGCATTAGTTTTACAAATCATTATCTCCATGATAGCATGAAATATAGGAATTGCAAATTTATTATACGAGGAGGTAAAACATGAATAAAGTCAACATATACGAAGAACTTGCATCAATTAAAGAATATTGGTCTCAGAAAATAATCGGTGAAGCTAATGGACAATTATTTAAACTTGCAAAAGGAATAGGCGAGACAAAATGGCATTTACATGAAGACCAAGACGAGTTGTTTATCCTATACAAAGGTCAACTGACTATCCAGCTAAGAGATGAAAATATTGAATTGTTTGAAGGTGAGATGTTTGTTGTTCCCAAGGGGGTGGAGCATTGTCCCAAAGCCCATGAAGAGGTTGAATTTTTGATTGTTGGATTAAGTATTACCTCAAATCGGGCTGGAGGTAAACCAAATCTATAAATATATTAAACTGTTATGGGAAAAATGACCTCTTTGAGAGGTACATGCCGCTAAGGCCCCGCCAGCTTCAGGCGGCATTTTTTCACCGCTTCAAGGCATGTGGAGTGCGTGGTTTCTGATGACGAAATGTGGTTTAGAGGATAAATAAGGTAGTACAACCACTATATGCAGTGGTTTTGGGGCTAAAAATGAGTAAAAATCGGGGCAAAAAAGTGCATTTTTTGGCCCTGCTTTTTTGGGCGCTTCATAGATGACATTCGGTATTTTTAAGGATGGCGCTCAAGATTATATTTAAGCAAGAAAAAAATAAGCCGAAAATTTTATTATGAATTATGTTTTTCCAGAGCCTCATTAAACAACACTCTGTAACCTGGAGATAAAGAGATGAAAGTAAGGTTATACCACAATTCTTCACGGATATCAGTGCTTTTAACACACTATGTTTTATAATGCTCGTCCTTAGTTTCGGTAGTAGTCAATCGAGATGCCTTGAGGACACAAAAAAGATGACGCTTGACGCAGATACCTCCTTGGCGAAATACACAGCGGCAAAGCCTGCCCTATTATCGAGGGCAGGCTTTGCTGTAGTGTGGCGATAGGCATGAGGATAACGATGGTGTTAGTTCCTTCACAAAGCGTTTGATTCTTGTTGAATTTCGGAGAATTATTTTGATTGCATGTCTCTGTATTTTTCTGCAAGCATCACTCCGGCGGTCGCCGCATGCTCCGGTGTCAAATCACGAAATATCACAGAGATGGGTTCTTTCGGTATTCCTGTAATTCTGCTCAGTTCGTCTGTAAACACCTTGGCGATTTCTACTTTCTTTGCATATTCTTGTGGAAAAATTTCGATGGTTATTATTGGCATCTTCATCACCTCCTTTCAATGGGATGGTGCTTTAAGTTCTATACCTTAACATTTTTCATGATAGGGCTGATGGGTGGATTTTCAGCTGGTTTAATGTGGCTACTTTATCTTTCATCACGTTATGGACCGGTATGACGATCAACAAAAAGGAAATAGTCATTGATGCCAAAACCCCAGTCATTCAAAAGTAATGAGAGCCCAGTAAAGCAAAGCTGAGCATCCCGAAGATCATAGGTATCGTAAGCTAGACAAGGGTTTTGAGCACGGATCCTTTTGTTAATAACGTGTTATTTTTAGTCATAGGTCATCCTCCCGCAAGTAGAATGCTATTGCAACTATATCGTGAAAATTAAATCCACCATAGTGGATTTAATTTTCAAGCATTGCTTTTTAATTCATCGACTGCATCTATCGTATTCTTTAGCATAAAAGCAAGGGTTTCAATTGTGTTGCTTCGCTGTTCTTCTGTCATTCCCTTACTCAATATCGTTGTAATATTGGACATCCGTTCTTTGAAAACCGGGAGAAAGTCCTTTCCTTTTTCAGTCAGGAAAAGAAAGTTGTACCTTTTATCAGCCGAGTCCTGAACTCGATAAATATAGCCTTCTTCTTCTAATTTTTTGATCGCTTTCACCGTAGTTGCCTTATCAATTTGAATAAGCTTACTGAGATCCTTTTGCGAAATTCCTTCATTCCTGGCAATCTCACCAAAAAAGATATACTGGCCGCTGCCGATTCCATATTCACGGAGCTCGTGGCTTATCAATATTAGTAAATGTCGATAGATTGATGAAATATATCGTCCAAATGACTCTTGATTCATCGTCTCACCTTCCTTTTAGTATATGAACATGTAAATATTGTACGTCATATAGGATGCTATTGCAACTATTATTTTGTATTCATGCTTTTGCATCTACTTTTTAGCTTGATTTATGGACTTACCTGAGCGATTATCCTCTCAATAGAAAAAAGTGTTGAAATTTCATACATGCTTTCCAAAAGCGTAAAAAATAAGTGATATCATATTTTAAAAACCGGAAGCAATATTTCATCTACCAATAAATCGAGCCGGTTTGCGCCAGCACCCTCTTTGTGCAGGAAATTTTCAATACGAATTAAGTCAAAAG
This genomic window from Clostridiales bacterium contains:
- a CDS encoding LysR family transcriptional regulator, whose product is MELRQLNTFVTVTKLNNFTKAAAYLGYSQASVTSQIQLLEKELGVYLFDRIGKRIFLTPEGEKLLTYSKEILKLYDETKESFSSNELKGTIMIGASDSLCALRLPLLLKEFHERYPAVEIVLKMKNYNDAQTALRENEIDVAFVIGQKIGSPEFISDLEFPEPLALLTIPGHPLSLKNHISPEDIVPYNAILAQKGCSFRKAFEKCLDDAKLFPKYMMEVGSIQAIKQLTISGMGISLLPRIAVEDELNRKLLAELDWAGAPFDLVTQIIYHRNKRVSPMLQAFLDLAKETMKPL
- a CDS encoding cupin domain-containing protein, which produces MNKVNIYEELASIKEYWSQKIIGEANGQLFKLAKGIGETKWHLHEDQDELFILYKGQLTIQLRDENIELFEGEMFVVPKGVEHCPKAHEEVEFLIVGLSITSNRAGGKPNL
- a CDS encoding MarR family transcriptional regulator, with amino-acid sequence MNQESFGRYISSIYRHLLILISHELREYGIGSGQYIFFGEIARNEGISQKDLSKLIQIDKATTVKAIKKLEEEGYIYRVQDSADKRYNFLFLTEKGKDFLPVFKERMSNITTILSKGMTEEQRSNTIETLAFMLKNTIDAVDELKSNA